In the Ipomoea triloba cultivar NCNSP0323 chromosome 6, ASM357664v1 genome, one interval contains:
- the LOC116023292 gene encoding eukaryotic translation initiation factor 5A: MSDEEHHFESKADAGASKTYPQQAGTIRKNGYIVIKNRPCKVVEVSTSKTGKHGHAKCHFVAIDIFTGKKLEDIVPSSHNCDVPHVNRTDYQLIDISEDGFVSLLTESGNTKDDLRLPTDENLLSQIKDGFGEGKDLVVSVMSAMGEEQICALKDIGPKN; encoded by the exons ATGTCGGACGAGGAGCATCATTTCGAGTCCAAGGCCGACGCTGGGGCATCCAAAACCTATCCTCAACAGGCCGGTACCATTCGCAAGAACGGTTACATCGTTATCAAGAACCGTCCTTGCAAA GTTGTTGAGGTATCCACCTCCAAAACTGGAAAGCATGGACATGCCAAGTGTCATTTTGTCGCGATTGATATTTTCACAGGAAAGAAGCTAGAAGATATTGTCCCATCATCTCACAATTGTGAT GTTCCTCATGTTAACCGCACAGACTATCAGCTGATCGATATCTCTGAGGATGGTTTT GTGAGCCTTCTGACTGAAAGCGGCAACACTAAGGATGACCTGAGGCTTCCCACAGATGAAAATCTTCTGAGCCAG ATTAAGGATGGATTTGGGGAAGGGAAAGATCTTGTTGTATCAGTCATGTCAGCTATGGGAGAGGAACAGATATGCGCTCTTAAGGACATTGGCCCAAAGAACTAA
- the LOC116023403 gene encoding uncharacterized protein LOC116023403, translating to MLKGEILIAVGRDANNQMYPIAWGIVEIENTDSWRWFLGQLKSDLGITNTCHWTLISDQQKGLTHVIKSCFLTLSIITVQDMCTPIGVNYIEKQNSEFKKQYPPRFWCKAFFRTSVKCDIVDNNLCEAFNGTLVKARVKPIIPMLEDIRVGVMRRIAKKIKSVESWTGNYRPLVMKKLNTNIHKSMGWKVDFNGDDGYEIKKGRQQFKVKLTGRSCSCRAWDLSGIPCPHAICAIFDIGREPHDYIDSCYSKEAYLRTYAHALQPMNGELFWPKTQNEEILAPIPKNMTRRPKRKITREASEGPSRSKKNTSTTGNTTSTSA from the exons ATGTTGAAGGGTGAAATATTAATTGCAGTTGGTAGAGATGCTAACAACCAAATGTATCCTATAGCCTGGGGGATTGTAGAGATAGAAAACACTGATTCTTGGCGTTGGTTTCTTGGGCAATTGAAGTCTGATTTAGGCATTACTAATACTTGTCATTGGACTCTAATCAGTGACCAACAGAAG GGTTTAACCCATGTGATTAAGAGTTGTTTCCTGACGCTGAGCATCATAACTGTGCAAGACATGTGCACGCCAATTGGAGTAAACTACATAGAG AAACA AAACAGTGAGTTTAAA AAACA ATACCCTCCGAGATTTTGGTGCAAGGCTTTCTTTAGAACAAGTGTGAAATGTGATATTGTGGATAACAATCTGTGTGAGGCTTTTAATGGCACATTGGTGAAAGCAAGAGTGAAGCCCATCATCCCTATGTTGGAAGACATACGAGTAGGAGTGATGCGAAGGAttgccaaaaaaattaaatcggTGGAAAGTTGGACTGGAAATTATAGACCATTGGTCATGAAGAAGCTAAATACCAATATTCATAAAAGTATGGGCTGGAAG GTTGATTTCAATGGAGATGATGGCTACGAAATTAAGAAAGGGAGACAACAGTTTAAGGTAAAACTTACAGGTAGAAGCTGCTCATGCAGGGCATGGGATCTTTCAGGTATACCATGCCCACATGCAATATGTGCCATTTTCGACATTGGAAGGGAACCTCATGACTACATTGACTCATGCTATTCAAAAGAGGCTTACCTAAGGACCTATGCCCATGCACTTCAACCAATGAATGGAGAACTATTCTGGCCAAAGACACAGAATGAGGAGATACTTGCTCCAATTCCAAAAAACATGACTAGAAGACCAAAGAGAAAAATAACACGTGAGGCAAGTGAGGGTCCATCTCGTTCTAAGAAAAACACATCAACTACCGGTAACACTACCTCTACATCTGCATAG